The Bombus terrestris chromosome 16, iyBomTerr1.2, whole genome shotgun sequence genome includes a region encoding these proteins:
- the LOC100648841 gene encoding protein Gawky isoform X2 yields the protein MFPHNSSSHEISTETNAFVQNSMGDVVVLGKSSPIRVGEGRESENDRYCDIEFINNMMAKPNSHRENTAANDFLTVLSNQTGKFILSSRSSTCQSVASSTTKHPTKNHLLTSFSVLNIRVLSISVNLRLTGDKCAIDEGVPSLVRIPKSDRPSSGHFSLDSLDNYSLLGSCLHPGKYNNVKSNSSLLSNNNDNYKSVILLSSTSNHYFLRVEMDGGAIAMRLRTSKILILNLKEKTVEMLSWVINGISDVATITVGALSFQDNVKSNEPSGTYFASYRYSGSYTRLGPEFVKSLSKSTIGDRFRVKGENQDEFALYIPTMTTCKPTMTLTRQSASRIIGVPGSRPNYFEILWPDQMHTPHKFYGSLSNCLTEYHNDSLPEGEEKENNSSKCFGNFNEQIQCRNIDENTINDNEIKRIRPQTAIYFNDEHYTQTGVFCFCGFERNYNCQNSHELIERDVSISLSCSSLLKRTKLKYQAFTGVINGKYSSENLCDLYQSKETLFKVLQAIGFNVENIFTESLVNFKQFSLTSSTYQTAQFIDSENSNEAMKIDAIAVNLHNCNQLKKYKAAASGSEDKRTTNGNLTVSTPVEEISSRNYPISSFSRRKEVDNANGVSRSYLIHCARNLIAASVGVSKDILQAHRTDLKHVLTLLFGQICDLDEFNLGYKKRWGIPGILRLAGGGENSLNSGGTTNWGSTQTSTTNNNNNNQSGWGGNSGNPSGSSGAPGNWTGNSVNRSVAGNPNSNQNQGPPGGQNVPGNVNKVSNPNQQSNQQSGPPTSQSSGTSQGGQNSNQWSQGKSNNPGGSSQNSSVQNNNTSAQQQQQQQQQSNSSNNNNQSNNQAQGSVNSSNTPANNNPSTKQQLEQLNTVREALFSQDGWGCNVNQDTNWDVPTSPEPSMSKDGVPIWKTPVNNGTDLWEANLRNGGQPPPQQQAKTPWGHTPATNIGGTWGEDDEAADTSNMWTGAPTSSQPNSAAGQWTTGTSNQTGMWGGSNWGDPRIDHRDPRDLRSVDPREMRDPRDHRMSLDPREHIRVMDPMARDPRMADMRGDPRGISGRLNGANADAMWGQPPGPPHHQMGHQHPSGPPTKMLNPSNINQWAAPPPKDIMPGKPSGWEEPSPPTQRRNVPNYDDGTSLWGNPAVNQRTIPGSKVSHWKDLPTPNIGRGGMQCPPGMPQNRMPAQPGMKPDVSGPMWGHPGAAGGRNGSWAEGPHDTGSWDDPKTPSTWNEAQLNPGTWGGPSAHKPKPMGPTGSWADTDMDPTPSWGHPTKPTLTKEVIWNSREFRYLCDMGYKKEDVELALRTREMNREEALELLSQVRPLDQWRRHDAHSTYDPTNQATTAPAYPRFNHVAQQMSFPPGAGVPSGNATGSVGGSVASASLLKLQQQQQQTAVPLQQQQPSSNAPQPPFNQVSRAPQNQPSTQQLRMLVQQIQLAVQEGYLNHQILNQPLAPQTLILLNQLLQQIKVLQQLHQQHSVQSTMKSNSQSVLQISVQITKTKQQIANLQNQIAVQQATYMKQQQQQQQQQQQQQQHPVPPSQSSEYYKSSVHDPMSALQNSFTDLTMNKEPPVSQQQSRLNQWKLPSLDKDGELVSNEFSRAPGTTSKPAATPAGLTRSHSSPNMNPLLGQGDGTWSTRLGESGWPDPGNSDSTDGKDWQPTGAAAGAAAFTDLVPEFEPGKPWKGTQMKSIEDDPSITPGSIVRSPLSLATIKDPDAIFSSSSKTSPPPQQPTNPDTSIPSLSNSTWTFNPPATTPNAFTSSKNTWGESAPPPTAVTSELWGAPMSKVRGPPPGLSSKTTGNTSNGWAGFGTVSRSSSWGFQSSTNAAWVSTWLLLKNLTPQIDGSTLKTLCMQHGPVQDFRLYLNHGIALTKYSSRDEAIKAQGALNNCVLGNTTIFAESPADTEVHSLLQQLSHGGQQQAGATTGAGWGLRPSNKTGPPPDTWGGSSSQLWGAPPSSNSLWSSAGIDSNDQQRATPSSLNSYLPGDLLGGESM from the exons ATGTTTCCACACAATTCTAGTTCACATGAGATTTCTACAGAAACAAATGCCTTCGTACAAAATTCCATG GGGGATGTAGTAGTATTAGGGAAAAGCAGTCCGATAAGGGTTGGGGAGGGAAGAGAATCAGAGAATGATAGGTACTGTGATATCGAGTTCATAAACAACATGATGGCCAAACCTAATAGCCATCGCGAAAATACCGCCGCCAATGACTTTTTAACCGTCCTGTCGAACCAAActg GCAAGTTTATCTTGTCCAGTCGAAGCTCGACCTGCCAGTCAGTGGCGTCGTCAACCACAAAACACCCAACAAAAAATCATCTTCTAACTAGCTTTAGCGTACTAAACATTAGGGTACTAAGTATAAGCGTAAATCTAAGATTAACAGGAGATAAGTGCGCAATCGATGAAGGGGTACCTAGCCTAGTTAGGATACCCAAGTCTGATCGCCCCTCGTCAGGCCACTTTTCTCTCGACTCTCTTGACAATTACTCCTTACTAGGATCCTGCCTTCATCCGGGCAAATACAATAATGTTAAGTCTAATTCTAGCCTCCTaagtaataataacgataactaCAAGTCTGTGATATTGCTCAGCTCAACCAGTAACCATTATTTCCTCCGCGTTGAAATGGACGGTGGTGCGATTGCAATGAGACTAAGAACctcgaaaatattaattttgaactTAAAAGAAAAGACGGTGGAGATGTTGTCCTGGGTAATTAATGGTATTAGTGACGTGGCAACAATTACTGTTGGTGCTCTTTCATTTCAGGATAATGTTAAGTCTAACGAGCCTTCGGGCACTTATTTCGCGAGCTATAGGTACTCAGGGTCGTATACGCGTCTTGGCCCTGAGTTTGTTAAGTCTCTTTCTAAGTCTACTATAGGGGATAGGTTTAGGGTTAAGGGGGAGAACCAAGACGAGTTCGCTCTCTACATTCCTACTATGACTACCTGCAAGCCTACGATGACGCTTACACGCCAATCTGCATCCCGAATAATCGGTGTACCTGGATCTCGGCCGAACTACTTCGAGATATTATGGCCCGACCAAATGCACACTCCTCACAAATTTTATGGCAGTTTATCAAACTGTTTAACGGAATATCACAATGATTCTCTTccagaaggagaagaaaaagaaaataattcttcTAAATGTTTCGGTAATTTTAACGAACAAATACAATGCCGAAACATTGATGAAAATACGATTaacgataacgaaataaaaaggaTCAGACCTCAAACTGCTATCTATTTCAATGACGAGCATTATACTCAGACAGGAGTATTTTGTTTTTGCGGTTTTGAGAGAAACTACAATTGCCAAAATTCGCACGAGTTGATAGAAAGAGATGTTTCTATTAGTTTATCGTGCTCTAGTTTACTTAAACGAACGAAGCTGAAGTATCAAGCTTTCACTGGCGTGATCAATGGAAAATATTCTTCAGAAAATCTCTGTGATTTGTACCAATCTAAAGAGACGTTATTCAAAGTACTCCAAGCTATTGGATTTAATGTTGAGAACATTTTCACAGAAAGTCTGGTAAATTTTAAGCAATTCAGTCTGACCAGTTCGACGTATCAAACTGCCCAGTTCATTGACAGTGAGAATTCTAATGAAGCAATGAAGATCGATGCCATTGCAGTAAACTTACATAATTGCAATcagttaaaaaaatataaagctgCTGCTTCTGGTTCAGAAGATAAACGAACCACAAATGGAAATTTAACTGTTTCTACTCCAGTGGAAGAAATATCCTCTAGAAATTATCCAATTTCTAGTTTCTCAAGGAGGAAGGAAGTCGACAACGCAAATGGCGTGAGTCGATCTTACCTTATTCATTGTGCAAGGAATCTCATAGCAGCGTCCGTTGGAGTTTCCAAAGACATCTTACAAGCTCACAGAACTGATCTTAAGCACGTGTTAACGCTCCTTTTTGGACAGATTTGCGATCTTGATGAATTCAATTTGGGGTATAAGAAAAGGTGGGGAATTCCTGGCATTTTGAGATTGGCTGGCGGGGGTGAAAATTCATTGAATAGCGGTGGAACTACAAATTGGGGCTCTACACAAACTAGTACTacaaataacaacaacaacaatcaaTCGGGTTGGGGAGGAAACTCTGGGAATCCTTCCGGAAGTAGCGGAGCACCTGGTAATTGGACTGGAAACAGTGTAAACAGGTCTGTTGCTGGAAATCCAAATTCAAATCAAAATCAGGGACCTCCAGGTGGACAAAATGTCCCAG GTAACGTGAATAAAGTGAGCAATCCAAATCAACAATCAAATCAACAATCAGGTCCACCCACTTCTCAATCAAGTGGCACAAGTCAGGGTGGTCAAAACAGCAACCAATGGTCACAGGGAAAATCTAATAATCCTGGAGGATCAAGTCAGAACTCTTCTGttcaaaataataatacttcagcccaacaacagcaacaacagcagcaacagtcGAATTCCAGTAACAACAATAATCAGTCAAACAATCAGGCTCAGGGATCTGTTAACAGTAGTAATACACCTGCAAACAATAATCCTTCAACAAAGCAACAATTAGAACAGTTAAATACAGTGAGGGAAGCACTTTTTAGTCAAGATGGTTGGGGTTGT AATGTGAATCAGGACACAAACTGGGATGTCCCAACATCTCCAGAACCTAGTATGTCAAAAGATGGAGTTCCAATCTGGAAGACACCAGTAAACAATGGCACAGATTTATGGGAAGCTAATCTCAGGAATGGTGGTCAACCTCCACCTCAGCAGCAAGCTAAAACACCTTGGGGTCATACACCAGCAACAAACATTGGTGGAACTTGGGGTGAAGATGATGAAGCTGCAGATACATCTAATATGTGGACTGGTGCCCCCACATCTTCCCAACCAAATTCTGCAGCTGGCCAATGGACGACTGGTACCAGTAACCAAACTGGTATGTGGGGAG GATCCAACTGGGGTGATCCAAGGATCGATCATCGAGATCCTAGAGATCTCCGTTCTGTTGATCCTAGAGAGATGCGAGATCCCCGTGACCACAGAATGTCTTTGGACCCTCGAGAACACATACGTGTGATGGATCCAATGGCTCGTGATCCTAGGATGGCAGACATGCGTGGGGATCCCCGCGGGATTTCTGGAAGGTTAAACGGTGCCAATGCGGATGCAATGTGGGGTCAACCACCAGGTCCTCCACATCACCAAATGGGACATCAACATCCTTCAGGCCCTCCAACAAAGATGTTAAATCCTTCCAATATAAATCAGTGGGCTGCACCACCACCAAAGGATATTATGCCAGGGAAACCATCAGGTTGGGAAGAACCTTCTCCACCAACACAAAGAAGAAATGTCCCAAACTATGACGATGGCACAAGTTTATGGGGAAATCCTGCAGTTAATCAGAGGACCATACCTGGTAGTAAAGTTTCTCATTGGAAGGATCTTCCAACGCCAAATATAGGGAGAGGAG GAATGCAATGTCCTCCGGGCATGCCACAGAATAGAATGCCAGCTCAACCTGGAATGAAACCAGATGTTAGTGGACCAATGTGGGGACATCCTGGTGCTGCTGGTGGACGAAATGGTAGTTGGGCTGAAGGACCACATGATACAGGTTCATGGGATGATCCAAAAACACCAAGTACCTGGAACGAAGCTCAATTAAATCCTGGCACTTGGGGTGGACCCAGTGCGCACAAACCTAAACCAATGGGGCCCACTGGAAGCTGGGCTGATACTGATATGGATCCTACTCCTAGTTGGGGTCATCCTACGAAACCAACCCTTACAAAGGAAGTTATATGGAATAGCAGGGAATTTAGATATCTCTGTGACATGGGATACAAA AAAGAGGATGTTGAATTGGCACTGAGAACTCGTGAAATGAATAGAGAGGAAGCTTTGGAACTTCTAAGTCAAGTGCGGCCTTTAGACCAATGGAGAAGACATGACGCACACTCCACTTATGATCCGACAAATCAAGCTACAACTGCGCCAGCATATCCTAGATTTAATCACGTCGCACAGCAAATGTCTTTTCCTCCG GGTGCTGGAGTGCCAAGTGGAAATGCAACTGGTAGTGTGGGAGGATCGGTTGCTAGTGCAAGTTTATTGAAAttacaacaacaacagcaacaaacTGCTGTTCCATTACAGCAACAACAACCTAGTAGTAATGCACCTCAACCACCTTTCAATCAG gTTTCCAGAGCTCCTCAGAATCAACCCAGTACTCAACAACTGCGTATGTTAGTACAACAGATTCAGCTAGCCGTCCAGGAAGGTTACTTAAACCATCAAATTTTAAATCAACCACTTGCACCTCAAACTCTAATACTTTTGAATCAACTATTACAACAAATCAAAGTCTTACAACAGCTTCATCAACAACATTCTGTGCAAAGTACAATGAAGAGCAATAGCCAATCTGTTCTTCAGATCAGTGTACAAATTACAAAAACAAAACAGCAAATAGCAAACCTTCAAAACCAAATTGCTGTGCAACAAGCTACTTACATgaagcaacaacagcagcagcagcagcagcaacaacagcagcagcaacaccCTGTGCCACCATCTCAAAGCTCAGAATACTATAAGAGCTCAGTACATGATCCTATGTCAGCTTTGCAAAATAGTTTCACAGATTTGACAATGAATAAGGAACCTCCTGTT agTCAGCAACAGTCAAGACTGAATCAGTGGAAGTTACCTTCTTTGGACAAGGATGGAGAGTTAGTTTCGAACGAGTTCTCGAGAGCACCAGGAACAACCAGTAAGCCAGCAGCTACACCGGCTGGTTTAACACGATCACACAGTAGTCCTAACATGAATCCTTTGTTGGGTCAAGGAGATGGTACATGGTCCACCAGACTTGGAGAGAGTGGATGGCCAGACCCAGGTAACTCGGATTCCACTGATGGAAAGGATTGGCAGCCAACTGGTGCAGCTGCTGGTGCTGCTGCTTTCACCGATCTTGTACCTGAATTTGAACCTGGCAAGCCATGGAAG gGTACCCAGATGAAGAGCATCGAGGATGATCCAAGCATTACTCCAGGCTCTATCGTTCGTTCACCGCTTTCTTTAGCAACGATCAAAGATCCAGATGCCATTTTTTCTTCAAGTAGTAAGACTTCGCCGCCACCACAACAACCTACCAATCCTGATACATCAATACCAAGTTTAAGTAATTCTACTTGGACGTTCAATCCACCTGCTACTACTCCAAACGCATTTACTAG ctcGAAAAACACTTGGGGTGAATCTGCTCCACCGCCGACTGCGGTTACTTCAGAGCTCTGGGGAGCACCGATGAGTAAGGTTCGTGGCCCTCCACCAGGCTTGAGCAGCAAAACTACGGGAAATACGAGCAATGGCTGGGCAGGTTTTGGCACCGTCAGTAGATCCAGTTCATGGGGCTTTCAATCGAGCACAAATGCTGCCTGGGTTTCTACCTGGTTACTACTTAAGAATCTGACGCCTCAAATCGATGGTTCTACTTTGAAAACCCTCTGCATGCAACACGGTCCTGTTCAAGATTTCCGATTATACCTTAATCATGGAATTGCTTTAACCAAATATTCATCAAGAGATGAGGCTATTAAG GCACAAGGTGCTCTGAACAATTGCGTCCTGGGCAACACAACAATTTTCGCAGAATCTCCAGCCGATACCGAGGTACACAGCTTGTTGCAACAACTTAGTCATGGAGGTCAACAACAAGCTGGAGCTACTACAGGAGCAGGTTGGGGCTTGCGACCATCGAACAAAACTGGTCCACCACCAGACACATGGGGCGGTAGTTCCAGCCAATTATGGGGCGCTCCACCGAGTAGCAATTCTCTTTGGAGCAGCGCTGGCATCGACAGCAATGATCAACAACGTGCTACGCCCAGTTCTCTGAACTCGTACTTACCCGGAGACCTTCTGGGAGGTGAGTCGATGTAG